From the genome of Medicago truncatula cultivar Jemalong A17 chromosome 2, MtrunA17r5.0-ANR, whole genome shotgun sequence:
ACTGTGGAATACTATAATCAGCAAAGTGAATACTTTTGAAAGCGCTGATACTTTTGTTTGCTATGGCCTTGGTTCAATGGTTCCTCTCTTGATAATTTCTGTGTGGCTATCATCGTAAATGATTGCAGCGATGCACTTTGACACCACGTGTTAGGGTTACTTGCAGTACAGTTTCCCttgaaaatgcaaaatatttaGGGCCTCATTGTATATTCGAGCGCATATGTCCAAGAGAGCCGCTTGTAGAGCTGTATTATGTTAGCCCTTGCTTTTTCCCTCGGTGGTGGAGCACTGCCATGGTTCCTCATGTTCTGGGTGCTATAGATCGTTGGGTAGTGCTAAAAATGGGAGATCATTGGTCATGgattgtgattttgttgttatatttaCAGCTTTGGTGGCTTAAACAGTTAGATGTGTGAATGCAGcttaacataaattttatttgtaatgTATGTTAAAAAATCGTCTTTTGTTGTAGACGTCGTATTATGTATGGCTTATAGTTGTAAAGAAGTTTCTAACAAGTATTTAACATACATTTTGAGAAGACCTAATATGTTTTATGccttttaaaagtttttttttgcctGAAAAAATGCTTGTAACTTTTGGCCAGCGAATGTGCTTTAGATAGAACTTCACAATTGGGAGAGACAACTCAAATATTTTCCAAATCTTGATATCATTTTAGTTATCTGGAGAGGATTGATTACAGGTTTTGTTGTGTCCTTCACCTAGTGAGTGAAATACTTTCCCAAAATAAAAGTGTTTAGTTGAAGCATGAATTCATACATCAAACGTCTATTGACTATTTGTGGAGGCAAAATACTTCTGTTCTCAGCATACACAATGCACTATCATATTTACGTTTCTCAAATAgattatgaatatttaaaaatactttttgaCTATTAAACCGTTGAAGTTGTTCTCTATATTTAACTACTTGATATCAATTAggttcctatttttttttaaggaattaggATCCTATTTTTAACAATTGAGAAATGCTTACAACACATGTGCACAAAGATTAAAGATTAAAGTTCCCAATCCATGAAGATAATTCGTGTGTAATTTACCTATTAAtctttgttataaaaaatttcaggaatattataatattaaccgaacatttttttattaattactaCTTCTTTCGTCCTAAAttgtaagtaaaaaaaatcaaatcacatttatcaagaaaactaaaacctaagaatttggagtataatttattgtgttttctttggaataagttttataggaatatgtaaaatcaattttcattggctattggttatgaagaaaatggaagagagagaaaattgaatataATTTACATTTAATATCATGAgaataaactaaattttttcttgaaaaagatgatttaagaaaaaaaggatACAAATTTGTCTTTTTCGCTTACATTTtggaacaaagaaaatgaatttttttccttACATTTTGAAACGGAAAGAGTaccttaaaataaaactttcacccatatattttcaaaaaatttattctcaaaaataaatctagtaaacttttcataaaaaatctaataaacTCGAAACAAACACTTCATGGATGTTACTTTagcaaaaataattgttttaaaataaatgtgatttagAAATTATTGTATACACTATTTCaagacttcttaaaaaaaaaaacactatttcaAGACATTATACCgagttttgtaaaaataaaatgacttTTAACAATATCATTTtccatttattaatttaaaaaaaataaaatcttaaacGACATCCATTTAAATTGCATGGAGTTTGTCAACTAAATCCAGTTCAATTTGTAGCTTTGTAAACATTGAAATGCAGGGATGCCAAGGTTTGAAAGTCAAAATCTCCACTTAACTATGACTAAATTATTtggaaaatttggaaaataaaataaaattggagggAGTACTTCATCAttttaaaaaggcttaattgcacttttggacccctatcttttcaaaagttgcggttatggacccctaactaatttaaatacaaaataactccctatgttttgattctttggcagttttggacccccaaagcaaaaaataaaataaaaattttgacacgtggcacctcacttagggtgccacgtcagcgttgaccgagttaacaatggactgggggttcaaaactgccgaagaatcaaaacataaagggctgttttgtatttaaattaattaggggtccataaccgcaacttttgaaaagataggggtccaaaaggactaatacctcaaaatagtccttgaattttgaaaaatcggccaatttcgtccctgaatttttcgaaatatcaaattagtccctgaatttacaaaatgtcaatcaaattagtccctccgTTCAGTTggtctgttaacggaggtgacgtgtcacgttaacctctgacaaagcttaccacgtcagatgccatgcaagcagggaccaaactgattgatttacacaaaatttcgaaggacgaaattgatggatttacacaaaatttccaaggaccaaattgatggattttcagaaaatccGCAACGGCTCTTTCCCTTCTTTGTGAGTAACGGCTCTTTCTCCACTTCCTCATTTAGggctatttcttccccaaatatataaatttggaaccctaatgttataattccttacatagagttcaaaattcccaaaattttttccccaattcaaaaaacttagaaccctaattttttttgattaaattcgaaattcataaatcaagtgCTCTGCCTTGTAGATTCAGTGTTTAGAATTGATGGGTGGTGCGCGAATGGGtaaaaacaactacaacaaccggtattcatcttcaagctctatgtacaatgatgatgtgagagagcttcaatgttggtcctagaatttgtgttgtaagaaGAGCAAACACTGTCAATAACTCAGGAAGGCTTTTCTATACTTGCCCTCTGCATAAGGTTTGTTTAACAATGGTTATTTGATGTatgaatgttttatttaaattatactgattttgtcttttgattgtATAGGATGATTgtgaaaattgtaatttttttgtgtgggttgatgaagctgaagaattaggctattttaaaaacaatgatGCTGGTCATGGAAAAAATGCAAGGTTGATCGAGAAGCCAAATGATAGGGGCAGAGAAGAGGTTTGGAGGGCAAGGTTGATGGATAAAGTTGATTATGTAGGAAGTgagcttaggttgattaagttattgataggagtattttgtttgattgagttgtttaaaatgctATTGTATTGTTCTAAGtccatgtaatgttgtaatgttgtaatgaaaagaggttgtcaatgaatgaatcaaacctttctgtcaaaaatattcaatcacattggtccttgaattatattcATATCCATCATTTCGATCcttaaattagtaaaaaaaaatcatcaaattggtccttgaattattATAACAGAAATCAATTTGATCCTTTGGAcatacatttgctgaacaaagtaaaaagtaaaagacaaacaatttgattataaaaagacaaacattTGCATTATATCATAAGTCAATATTCGATGTTAATAAGTCATTATATTTTCAGTTGTTGATCCTCCTTTGCCCATACTTTTCAAAGACTCATCCATTACTCTCTCAAGCTCCTCCCTCTCTTCATTTGTTAATGGAACAATTTCAACCTCTTCCATATCCACCACATGTTGTGCATATACTTGCACTTCATTTCCATTTGCCCTTGCAACTTGTACCATATCACAGAAGTCTTTATCAGTTGTTAATGGAGTCAAGCATATGTTTATATCATCTTCAGCACCTTCATACGGCTTCCAATACCACAGTTTAGATACCTTAAAGTAACCTCTGCAACGTTTCGCCATCTTCTCAATGTCCCACAAGCATAACTCATCAGCATCCATTTTCTCCCAAACACAAAACTCACCATCGACGTATTGCAGCCTCCGATACTCATCTCGCTCTAAACAACCACCGTGATGCAAAATTACCGTAATAGAGTCTTCCATCCTACGAATTTTGCCAACATCGtcaaaatcaaaagcaaaacaacataaaaaatgcaAATCAGACTTCAATACGAACCTCAACAAACCctttttataaattgtttaaatcaGGACGTGATTTCGTTCAATACAAAtataatgtttttcatttttagtaaCTAAACATAAAGACATGCAATTATTAAGTTTCTaacaaaaaaccctaaaattactAATCTAAAAAACGcaatcaaacacacaacaatcacaaacaaacaacaacgaaacatgatatgaagttaaaagttgaaaaataatgcctatgactaaaaccaaaatttcacaaaaaaacGGACACAAAACAGGGACAAACGAACAAGAGTGAATGGAAAACAAAGTTGAATGTCTATACCTTGACAAACCACGAAATCTGACTTCAAAACCGAATCTTTTCCATGGATGATCgccggtgatgatgatgattttggtgaagTGAAGAGGGTGACGGTTTAGGCGGGAAGGTGAAAGGTTATGGACTTGTTTGATGCTTCTGAGTGAAAATGTGAGGATGAAAGTGAATGGTAATagaggggtataattggaaacacAGGAAAAATGAGACTGAAATGTTAAATATCGAATTTTGACCATTTCCATCAGtttagtccttgtacacgtggctgACACATCATCATTGtttttggacggagggactgatttgatggacgtctgtaaaattcagggactaatttgatatttcgaataattcagggacgaaattggccgatttttcaaaattcaaggagtattttgaggtattagtcGGTCCAAAAGTGCAGTTAAGCTttttaaaaaagtgaatttcttctgTAAAAAAAGAAGTCAATTTCGAACTTACCATGACTCAACTTTTTTGTTCTAACCGCAACCCACACACCACACAGTCTACAGAATGAGATgagatgacaaaaaaaatgaagtatactcatcaccacaacaacaacactttCCATCTCCTTCTTCACTCTCCATGGCCTCACTAATACGCCTCTCAATTTCCATCGACCCTTTCAATTCAAACCCCTCAAATTCAACCCACACCCCCATTTCCAAATCCCACCTTCGTTCTTCCAAAACAATAATCACACATCAAAACCCAAACCAACCAATCAAAATCACCCACGCCTCCATTCGTGCATTAACCAAAAAACAAGACTGGGAAACCGCTGAAAATCTCCTTCGTAAAATCATCTTAGCTTCGGATTCCGAACCACAATTAACTTATCAAATTTTCAACACACTCATTTACGCTTCTTCAAAACGCGGGTTAGTAAAATTAACTTCTAAATGGTTTCGTATGATGTTAGATTGTAACGTTACCCCGAATGTGGCGACGTTCGGGATGTTAATGAGGCTTTATCAGAAGAATTGGAATGTTGAAGAAGCGGAATTTGTTATGTCACATATGAAAAGGTTTAGTGTGGTTTGTGAATCTGCGTATTCGTCGATGATAACGATTTATACGAGGTTAGGGTTATATGCAAAGGCTGAAAGTGTGGTTGAGTTGATGGAGAAAGAAGTGATGGTtttgaatgttgaaaattggttagtgattttgaatttgtattgtcaGCAAGGGAAAATGGTGGAAGCCGAGAGAGTTTTGGCGATAATGGAAGAGGAGGCGGGGTTTTGTGTTGAGAATATTGTTGTTTATAATACCATGATTACGGGGTATGGTAAGGCGTCGAATATGGATGGTGCTGAGAGTGTGTTTTTGAGATTAGGTGGGAGGATTGAGCCGGATGAAACTAGTTATCGGTCGATGATTGAGGGTTGGGGTAGAGCGGGGAATTATGAGAAGGCAAGGTGGTATTATGAGGAGTTGAAGAGATTAGGGTTTAAGCCTAGTTCGTCTAATTTGTTTACAATGATTAAGTTGCAAGCGAATGAGGATGATTTGGATGGTGTGGTTGGTACACTTGATGATATGGTGAGATGTGGATGTCATTATTCTTCGATAATTGGTACTCTTGTGAGTGTTTATGAGAGGGCTGGGAAAGTTTATGAGTTGCCGCGTTTGCTTAAAGGTTCGTTTTATCGGTATATTTTGGTTAATCAGAGCTGTTGTTCCACTGTGGTTATGGCTTATGTGAAGAATAAGTTGGTGGATGATGCACTTAGAGTGTTGAGTGATAAGAAATGGAAGGATTCGAGGAACGAGGATAATTTGTATCATTTACTGATTTGTTCTTGTAAAGAGGCAGGTTTGCTTGAGGATGCTGTTGGAATATATAACCAGATGATGAAAAGTAATGCTGACGAGAAGAAGCTGAACAAGCACATTGTTTGTACAATGATCGATATTTATAGTGTCATGGGATGCTTCAAAGATGCAGAGATGTTGTATCTAAAGTTGAAGAAGTCTTCTTCACCAAATTCGTTGGATATGATTGCATATAGCATTGTTGTGCGGATGTACGTTCGAGCTGGATCTTTGGAAGACGCTTGTTCCGTCTTGGATGATATTGACAAGCGGCCTGATATTGTTCCTGACGTGTTTTTGTTGCGTGATATGTTGCGGATTTATCAGAGACGTAACATGGTGGATAAGTTGGCACAGGTGTACTACAAGATCTTGAAAGATCGGTTGAATTGGGATCAGGAGTTTTATAATTGTGTCATAAACTGCTGCGCTCGAGCTCTTCCGATAGACGAACTTTCAAGGCTTTTTGATGAGATGTTGCAGCGAGGATTCATGCCAAATACATTTACATATAATGTCATGCTTAATGTTTTTGGGAAAGCAAAGCTTTTCAAGAAAGTTAGGAGGTTGTATTTTATGGCTAAGAAACAAGGCTTGGTTGATGTCATCACCTACAATACTATTATAGATTCTTATGGGAAAAAGAAGGACTTCAGAAACATGTCAAGAACTGTTCGCAAGATGCAATTTGATGGATTCTCAGTTTCCCTTGAAGCCTACAATTCAATGCTGGATGCTTACGGAAAAGATAGCCAAATGGACGCGTTTAGATCTGTACTGAAAATGATGAAGGAATCAAATTGTGCTTCTGATCTCTACACGTACAACATTGTGATCAATATCTATGGTGAACAAGGTTGGATCGAAGAAGTCTCCGATGTGCTCGCGGAGTTGAATGAATGTGGACTCCGACCTGATTTGTGCAGCTATAACACGTTGATTAAGGCATATGGAATTGCTGGAATGGTTGAAGAGGCTGTTGAATTGATCAAGGAAATGAGAAAAAATGGAATAGAACCTGACCAGACAACCTACACCAATCTTATCAATGCACTGAAGCGAAACGATAAGTTCTTAGAAGCTGTTAAATGGTCACTATGGATGAAGCagataaaattatgaatatcATAAACCTATGGC
Proteins encoded in this window:
- the LOC11411682 gene encoding pentatricopeptide repeat-containing protein At4g30825, chloroplastic, whose amino-acid sequence is MASLIRLSISIDPFNSNPSNSTHTPISKSHLRSSKTIITHQNPNQPIKITHASIRALTKKQDWETAENLLRKIILASDSEPQLTYQIFNTLIYASSKRGLVKLTSKWFRMMLDCNVTPNVATFGMLMRLYQKNWNVEEAEFVMSHMKRFSVVCESAYSSMITIYTRLGLYAKAESVVELMEKEVMVLNVENWLVILNLYCQQGKMVEAERVLAIMEEEAGFCVENIVVYNTMITGYGKASNMDGAESVFLRLGGRIEPDETSYRSMIEGWGRAGNYEKARWYYEELKRLGFKPSSSNLFTMIKLQANEDDLDGVVGTLDDMVRCGCHYSSIIGTLVSVYERAGKVYELPRLLKGSFYRYILVNQSCCSTVVMAYVKNKLVDDALRVLSDKKWKDSRNEDNLYHLLICSCKEAGLLEDAVGIYNQMMKSNADEKKLNKHIVCTMIDIYSVMGCFKDAEMLYLKLKKSSSPNSLDMIAYSIVVRMYVRAGSLEDACSVLDDIDKRPDIVPDVFLLRDMLRIYQRRNMVDKLAQVYYKILKDRLNWDQEFYNCVINCCARALPIDELSRLFDEMLQRGFMPNTFTYNVMLNVFGKAKLFKKVRRLYFMAKKQGLVDVITYNTIIDSYGKKKDFRNMSRTVRKMQFDGFSVSLEAYNSMLDAYGKDSQMDAFRSVLKMMKESNCASDLYTYNIVINIYGEQGWIEEVSDVLAELNECGLRPDLCSYNTLIKAYGIAGMVEEAVELIKEMRKNGIEPDQTTYTNLINALKRNDKFLEAVKWSLWMKQIKL